A single genomic interval of Kiloniellales bacterium harbors:
- a CDS encoding F0F1 ATP synthase subunit epsilon — protein MVQEKLAFELVSPERLQLSDHVDMVVVPGAEGDFGVLVKHAPMISAVRPGVIAVHDGGGIKERLFVAGGFAEVTPARCTVLVEQAMLVAEIDRAAAEQQLKDAREDLEDATDEAARKAAEQSIAVAEAMIAVTG, from the coding sequence ATGGTCCAGGAAAAGCTCGCCTTCGAACTGGTATCGCCGGAACGGCTCCAGCTGTCCGATCACGTGGACATGGTGGTCGTGCCGGGCGCCGAAGGCGACTTCGGCGTGCTGGTCAAGCACGCGCCGATGATCTCGGCAGTACGGCCGGGCGTGATCGCGGTACACGACGGCGGCGGGATCAAGGAGCGGCTGTTCGTCGCCGGCGGCTTCGCCGAGGTGACCCCGGCGCGCTGCACCGTGCTGGTGGAGCAAGCCATGCTAGTCGCGGAAATCGACCGGGCGGCCGCCGAGCAGCAGCTCAAGGACGCCCGCGAAGACCTGGAAGACGCCACCGACGAGGCCGCGCGCAAGGCCGCCGAGCAGAGCATCGCCGTCGCCGAGGCCATGATCGCGGTCACCGGCTGA
- the atpD gene encoding F0F1 ATP synthase subunit beta, protein MAKNLVGKITQVMGPVVDVQFEGDLPPILNALETENAGERLVLEAAQHLGENMVRTIAMDSTEGLVRGKEVKDTGAPIEVPVGPDTLGRIMNVVGEPIDELGAITAKSKSPIHKPAPQFVEQSTESEVLTTGIKVVDLLAPYAKGGKIGLFGGAGVGKTVLIMELINNVAKAHGGYSVFAGVGERTREGNDLYHEMIESGVIKPGEPGSKAALVYGQMNEPPGARARVGLTGLTQAEYFRDEEGQDVLFFVDNIFRFTQAGSEVSALLGRIPSAVGYQPTLATDMGALQERITSTKKGSITSVQAIYVPADDLTDPAPATSFAHLDATTVLSRQIAELGIYPAVDPLDSTSRILDPSVVGEEHYQVAREVQRILQSYKALQDIIAILGMDELSEDDKLVVARARKIQRFLSQPFHVAEVFTGTPGVLVSIDETIKGFKGICAGDYDHLPESAFYMVGMIDEAVEKARKMAAEAA, encoded by the coding sequence ATGGCAAAGAACCTCGTCGGCAAGATCACCCAGGTGATGGGTCCGGTGGTTGACGTCCAGTTCGAAGGCGACCTGCCGCCGATCCTGAACGCGCTCGAGACCGAGAACGCCGGCGAGCGCCTCGTCCTCGAAGCGGCGCAGCACCTGGGCGAGAACATGGTGCGCACGATCGCCATGGATTCGACGGAAGGTCTGGTGCGCGGCAAAGAGGTGAAGGACACCGGTGCCCCGATCGAGGTGCCGGTCGGTCCCGACACCCTGGGGCGGATCATGAACGTGGTCGGCGAGCCAATCGACGAGCTCGGCGCGATAACTGCCAAGTCCAAGTCACCGATCCACAAGCCGGCGCCCCAGTTCGTCGAGCAGTCGACCGAGTCCGAGGTGCTGACTACCGGCATCAAGGTGGTCGACCTGCTGGCGCCCTACGCCAAGGGCGGCAAGATCGGCCTGTTCGGCGGCGCCGGGGTCGGCAAGACCGTGCTGATCATGGAGCTGATCAACAACGTCGCCAAGGCGCACGGCGGCTACTCCGTCTTCGCCGGCGTCGGCGAGCGGACGCGCGAGGGTAACGACCTCTATCACGAGATGATCGAGTCCGGGGTCATCAAGCCCGGCGAGCCGGGCTCCAAGGCCGCCCTGGTCTACGGCCAGATGAACGAGCCGCCGGGCGCCCGCGCCCGGGTCGGCCTGACCGGCCTGACGCAGGCCGAGTACTTCCGAGACGAGGAAGGCCAGGACGTGCTGTTCTTCGTCGACAACATCTTCCGCTTCACCCAGGCCGGCTCCGAGGTCTCGGCGCTGCTCGGGCGGATCCCCTCGGCGGTGGGCTATCAGCCGACCCTGGCAACGGACATGGGCGCCCTGCAGGAGCGCATCACCTCGACCAAGAAGGGCTCGATCACCTCGGTCCAGGCGATTTACGTGCCGGCCGACGACCTGACCGACCCGGCGCCGGCGACTTCCTTCGCCCACCTGGACGCGACCACGGTGCTGTCCCGGCAGATCGCCGAGCTCGGCATCTACCCGGCGGTCGATCCGCTCGACTCGACGAGCCGGATCCTCGACCCCTCGGTGGTCGGCGAGGAACACTATCAGGTCGCCCGCGAGGTGCAGCGGATCCTCCAGTCCTACAAGGCGCTGCAGGACATCATCGCGATCCTCGGCATGGACGAGCTCTCTGAAGACGACAAGCTGGTGGTCGCCCGGGCGCGCAAGATCCAGCGTTTTCTGTCGCAGCCGTTCCACGTGGCCGAGGTCTTCACCGGCACGCCGGGGGTGCTGGTTTCGATCGACGAGACGATCAAGGGCTTCAAGGGCATCTGCGCCGGCGACTACGACCACCTGCCGGAGTCCGCCTTCTACATGGTCGGCATGATTGACGAGGCGGTCGAGAAGGCCCGCAAGATGGCGGCCGAGGCGGCCTGA
- a CDS encoding TrkH family potassium uptake protein: MIDLRPIAFVIGLLLAVLAVAMLIPAVVDAIIGHPDWQVFTAASGVTLFVAGIMIFTSRSGWSGFSLRQAFIMTNMAWLVIATFGALPFAFSELELSYTDAFFESMSGVTTTGSTVITGLDSAPPGILLWRALLQWLGGIGIIVMAVAILPILQVGGMQLFRVEAFDTDKVLPRAAQIAGAIAIVYVFLTGLAATVYWALGMTGFEAVAHAMTSIATGGFSTSDLSFGRFESPAMHWATSLFMVLGSLPFVLYLRAARGNLTVFWRDSQVRVFLAILLVAIALTAYWLWNREVMGLGAALRYSTFNVISIMTGTGYASADFGQWGNFVLIIMFLLMFVGGCAGSTTCGIKIFRFQVLYQAARVQLKRLMQPNGVFIPYYNNRPIPEAVAASVMGFFFLFIVSFAVLAALLGLIGLDPITALSGAATAIANVGPGLGDIIGPAGTFAPLPDEAKWLLSAGMLLGRLELFTVLVLLVPSFWRA, from the coding sequence ATGATCGACCTCCGCCCCATCGCCTTCGTGATCGGATTGCTGCTCGCGGTTCTGGCCGTGGCCATGCTGATCCCGGCGGTCGTGGACGCAATCATCGGCCACCCGGACTGGCAGGTCTTCACGGCCGCCTCCGGCGTGACGCTCTTCGTCGCCGGCATCATGATCTTTACCAGCCGTTCGGGCTGGTCCGGGTTCTCGCTGCGCCAGGCCTTCATCATGACCAACATGGCCTGGCTGGTCATCGCCACCTTCGGCGCCCTGCCTTTCGCCTTTTCCGAGCTGGAGCTCAGCTACACGGACGCCTTCTTCGAATCCATGTCCGGCGTGACCACGACCGGCTCGACGGTGATCACCGGCCTCGACTCGGCGCCGCCCGGCATCCTGCTGTGGCGCGCCCTGCTGCAGTGGCTGGGCGGCATCGGCATCATCGTCATGGCGGTGGCCATCCTGCCGATCCTGCAAGTCGGCGGCATGCAGCTGTTCCGCGTGGAGGCCTTCGACACCGACAAGGTGCTGCCGCGCGCCGCCCAGATCGCCGGCGCGATCGCCATCGTCTACGTCTTCCTGACCGGTCTGGCGGCAACGGTCTACTGGGCGCTCGGCATGACCGGCTTCGAGGCCGTCGCCCACGCCATGACCTCGATCGCGACCGGCGGTTTCTCGACCTCGGACCTCTCCTTCGGCCGCTTCGAATCGCCCGCCATGCACTGGGCCACCAGTCTCTTCATGGTGCTCGGCAGCCTGCCCTTCGTGCTCTATCTGCGCGCCGCGCGCGGCAATCTCACGGTCTTCTGGCGCGACAGTCAGGTCCGGGTCTTCTTGGCCATCCTGCTGGTTGCGATCGCCCTGACCGCCTACTGGCTCTGGAACCGCGAGGTCATGGGGCTCGGCGCGGCGCTGCGCTACAGCACCTTCAACGTGATCTCGATCATGACCGGCACGGGCTACGCCTCGGCGGATTTCGGCCAATGGGGCAACTTCGTGCTGATCATCATGTTCCTGCTGATGTTCGTCGGCGGCTGCGCCGGCTCGACAACCTGCGGCATCAAGATCTTCCGCTTCCAGGTGCTCTACCAGGCCGCCCGGGTCCAGCTGAAGCGCCTGATGCAGCCGAACGGCGTCTTCATCCCCTACTACAACAACCGGCCGATCCCGGAGGCCGTCGCCGCGTCGGTCATGGGCTTCTTCTTCCTGTTCATCGTTTCCTTCGCCGTCCTCGCCGCCCTCCTGGGCCTGATCGGGCTCGACCCCATAACCGCGCTTTCCGGCGCCGCGACCGCGATCGCCAACGTCGGGCCCGGTCTCGGCGACATCATCGGCCCGGCCGGCACCTTCGCGCCGCTGCCCGACGAGGCCAAGTGGCTGCTCTCGGCGGGCATGCTGCTGGGCCGGCTGGAACTCTTTACCGTCCTGGTCTTGCTGGTGCCCAGCTTCTGGCGAGCATAA
- the apaG gene encoding Co2+/Mg2+ efflux protein ApaG: protein MYSETTREIQVTVKPIFLKEQSSPSDNHYVWAYQITIENQGRETVQLLTRHWRITDGMGRVQEVRGGGVVGEQPVLGPGQAYEYTSGTPLTTPSGIMVGSFGMETGGGERFDVAVPAFSLDSPHEIKQLN from the coding sequence ATGTACAGCGAGACCACCCGTGAGATCCAGGTGACGGTGAAGCCGATATTCCTGAAGGAACAGTCTTCGCCGAGCGACAACCACTACGTCTGGGCGTACCAGATCACGATCGAGAACCAGGGCCGGGAGACCGTCCAGCTTCTGACCCGCCACTGGCGCATCACCGATGGCATGGGCCGGGTGCAGGAAGTGCGCGGCGGCGGCGTGGTCGGCGAGCAGCCGGTGCTGGGGCCGGGCCAGGCCTACGAGTACACCAGCGGCACGCCCTTGACGACGCCGTCCGGCATCATGGTCGGAAGCTTCGGCATGGAGACCGGCGGCGGCGAGCGCTTCGACGTCGCGGTGCCGGCCTTCTCCCTGGACAGCCCCCACGAGATCAAGCAGCTCAATTAG
- the atpA gene encoding F0F1 ATP synthase subunit alpha: MDIRAAEISAILKDQIENFGTEADVAEVGQVLSVGDGVARAYGLDNVQAGEMVEFPGGIKGMALNLEVDNVGIVLFGDDRAIKEGDTVKRTGAIVDVPVGKGLLGRVVDALGNPIDGKGPIQGGERRRVDVKAPGIIPRKSVHEPMQTGLKAIDSLIPVGRGQRELIIGDRQTGKTAIALDTFINQKDVNAGDDESKKLYCIYVAIGQKRSTVAQIVKALEDKGALEYSIVIAATASEPAPLQYLAPYTGCTMGEFFRDNGMHAVIVYDDLSKQAVAYRQMSLLLRRPPGREAFPGDVFYLHSRLLERAAKLSDEQGAGSLTALPVIETQAGDVSAYIPTNVISITDGQIFLETALFYKGVRPAVNVGLSVSRVGSSAQIKAMKKVAGTIKLELAQFREMEAFSQFASDLDASTQRLLARGARLTQILKQPQYQPLPVEEQVCVIFSGVRGYLDKVDVERVTEFEQRLLAELRDKGQGILASIREKGELNEDVDKELTALVDNFAATFA, from the coding sequence ATGGACATCCGCGCCGCGGAAATCTCCGCAATTCTGAAAGACCAGATCGAGAACTTCGGCACCGAGGCCGACGTCGCGGAAGTCGGCCAGGTTCTTTCGGTAGGCGACGGCGTCGCCCGCGCCTACGGGCTAGACAACGTTCAGGCTGGCGAAATGGTCGAGTTCCCGGGCGGCATCAAGGGCATGGCCCTGAACCTCGAGGTCGACAACGTCGGCATCGTGCTTTTCGGCGACGACCGCGCGATCAAGGAGGGCGACACGGTCAAGCGGACCGGCGCCATCGTCGACGTGCCGGTCGGCAAGGGCCTGCTCGGCCGGGTCGTCGATGCGCTGGGCAACCCGATCGACGGCAAGGGCCCGATCCAGGGCGGCGAGCGCCGCCGGGTCGACGTCAAGGCGCCGGGGATCATCCCGCGAAAGTCGGTGCACGAGCCGATGCAGACCGGTCTCAAGGCGATCGACAGCCTGATCCCGGTTGGCCGCGGCCAGCGTGAGCTGATCATCGGCGACCGGCAGACCGGCAAGACCGCGATCGCGCTCGACACCTTCATCAACCAGAAGGACGTGAACGCGGGCGACGACGAGTCGAAGAAGCTCTACTGCATCTACGTCGCGATCGGCCAGAAACGATCCACCGTGGCCCAGATCGTCAAGGCGCTGGAAGACAAGGGCGCGCTTGAATACTCCATCGTAATCGCGGCCACGGCCTCCGAGCCGGCGCCGCTGCAGTACCTCGCCCCCTACACCGGCTGCACCATGGGCGAGTTCTTCCGCGACAACGGCATGCACGCGGTGATCGTCTACGACGACCTCTCCAAGCAGGCCGTCGCCTACCGGCAGATGTCTCTGCTGCTGCGTCGCCCGCCGGGGCGCGAGGCCTTCCCGGGAGACGTCTTCTACCTGCACTCTCGCCTGCTGGAGCGTGCGGCCAAGCTGAGCGACGAGCAAGGCGCCGGCTCCTTGACCGCGCTGCCGGTGATCGAGACCCAAGCGGGCGACGTCTCAGCCTATATTCCGACCAACGTCATCTCGATCACCGACGGCCAGATTTTCCTCGAGACCGCGCTGTTCTATAAGGGCGTGCGTCCGGCTGTGAACGTCGGACTCTCGGTGTCCCGCGTTGGTTCCTCGGCCCAGATCAAGGCGATGAAGAAGGTGGCCGGCACGATCAAGCTGGAGCTGGCCCAGTTCCGCGAGATGGAGGCTTTCTCCCAGTTCGCCTCGGACCTCGACGCCTCGACCCAGCGCCTGCTGGCGCGTGGCGCCCGGCTGACACAGATCCTCAAGCAGCCGCAGTATCAACCGCTGCCGGTCGAGGAGCAGGTCTGCGTCATCTTCTCCGGCGTGCGCGGTTACCTCGACAAGGTCGACGTGGAGCGGGTGACGGAGTTCGAGCAGCGCTTGCTGGCCGAGCTGCGCGACAAGGGCCAGGGAATCCTCGCCTCTATTCGCGAGAAGGGCGAGCTGAACGAAGACGTGGACAAGGAGTTGACCGCCTTGGTGGACAACTTCGCGGCGACCTTCGCCTGA
- a CDS encoding F0F1 ATP synthase subunit gamma, whose protein sequence is MSNLKELRVRIASVRSTQKITSAMKMVAAAKLRRAQEQAEASRPYAERMERMLGSLAAAAAQNVGAPALLRGTGKDQVHLLAVGTADRGLCGGFNSANVREARRRIFKLQEQGKTVKLLCVGRKGRDQLKRDFENLIVDTIEDVARPTLTFDTALEIAERITAMFEAGEFDVCTMIYARFKSAITQVVTAQQLIPFAPSVATDEPAPAGPAGVYDFEPDEQEILADLLPHNIAVQVFRACLENNASEHGARMTAMDNATRNAGDMIASLTLVYNRTRQAAITGELIEIISAKEAM, encoded by the coding sequence ATGTCTAACCTGAAAGAGCTTCGGGTCCGCATCGCCAGCGTCAGGTCGACGCAGAAGATCACTTCGGCGATGAAGATGGTGGCCGCGGCCAAGCTGCGCCGCGCTCAGGAGCAGGCCGAGGCCTCTCGCCCTTATGCCGAGCGGATGGAACGCATGCTGGGTTCGCTGGCTGCCGCCGCAGCCCAAAACGTAGGGGCTCCCGCGCTTCTGCGCGGCACCGGCAAGGACCAGGTTCACCTGCTGGCGGTCGGCACGGCCGATCGCGGCTTGTGCGGCGGCTTCAACTCCGCCAACGTGCGCGAGGCGCGGCGCCGCATCTTCAAGCTCCAGGAACAGGGCAAGACGGTCAAGCTGCTGTGCGTCGGCCGCAAGGGCCGGGATCAGCTCAAGCGGGACTTCGAGAACCTGATCGTCGATACCATCGAGGACGTGGCTAGGCCGACGCTGACCTTCGACACCGCCCTGGAGATCGCCGAGCGCATCACGGCGATGTTCGAGGCCGGCGAGTTCGACGTCTGCACCATGATCTATGCGCGGTTCAAATCCGCCATCACCCAGGTCGTCACGGCGCAGCAGCTCATTCCCTTCGCCCCGAGCGTGGCGACGGACGAGCCCGCGCCCGCCGGACCGGCCGGTGTCTACGATTTCGAGCCCGACGAACAGGAAATTTTGGCCGACTTGCTGCCGCATAACATCGCGGTGCAGGTTTTCAGGGCCTGTCTGGAGAACAACGCAAGCGAACACGGCGCGCGCATGACCGCGATGGACAATGCGACCCGCAACGCCGGCGATATGATCGCCAGCCTGACTCTGGTCTATAACCGGACCCGGCAGGCGGCGATCACGGGCGAACTGATCGAGATCATCTCCGCCAAGGAAGCAATGTAG
- a CDS encoding chorismate mutase, which translates to MQDETQAVLNEYRDSIDNIDAALVFLLSERFKITKKVGLYKKRANLPPADKERERYQVARLRELAKTAKLDPDFTEKFLNFIILEVIRNHEEIRGG; encoded by the coding sequence ATGCAGGACGAAACACAGGCGGTTCTGAACGAATACCGGGACAGCATCGACAACATCGATGCCGCCCTGGTGTTCCTGCTGTCGGAGCGCTTCAAGATCACCAAGAAGGTCGGCCTCTACAAAAAGCGGGCGAACCTGCCGCCGGCCGACAAGGAACGGGAGCGCTACCAGGTAGCCCGCCTGCGGGAGCTGGCCAAGACGGCCAAGCTCGACCCGGACTTTACCGAGAAGTTCCTCAACTTCATCATCCTCGAGGTGATCCGCAACCATGAGGAGATCCGCGGCGGCTGA
- the argE gene encoding acetylornithine deacetylase has protein sequence MSGSRYSPVEMIEKLVGFDTVSARSNLALIGFVEDYLAGHGVESRRIAGAFEEKANLYATIGPDIPGGVVLSGHSDVVPVEGQPWSRDPFTLAARDGRLYGRGTADMKSFLAVALALVPDALAAGLKVPLHLAISYDEEVSCGGAKEMIADITANLPMPRIVIIGEPSEMQLINAQKGIFSFETLVTGKEAHSSQPQRAGSAVMAAAELVTFLGQLAEERRASPLDDRFEPPFTTFNVGVIEGGTAMNIVPRHARFIWEFRMVPGDDSEAILGRFERAVAETVLPKLRRHAPEASIETRRGVQVPALRPEAESPAEDLVRFLTGANRAGAVSYSTEGGLYQEAGFSTVICGPGSIDQAHQPDEYITLAQVEACEAFLRRLIAWSAANQPRTG, from the coding sequence ATGAGCGGCAGCCGCTACAGCCCCGTAGAGATGATCGAGAAGCTGGTCGGCTTCGACACGGTTTCGGCCAGGTCGAACCTGGCGCTGATCGGCTTCGTCGAGGACTACCTTGCCGGCCACGGCGTCGAGAGCCGGCGCATCGCCGGCGCCTTCGAGGAGAAGGCCAACCTCTACGCCACGATCGGACCCGACATCCCGGGCGGCGTCGTGCTCTCGGGCCACAGCGACGTGGTGCCGGTCGAGGGCCAGCCCTGGTCGCGCGATCCCTTCACCCTGGCCGCCCGGGACGGCCGGCTCTACGGCCGGGGCACGGCCGACATGAAGAGCTTCCTCGCGGTCGCCCTGGCGCTGGTGCCCGACGCCCTGGCCGCTGGCCTCAAGGTGCCGCTGCACCTCGCCATCTCCTACGACGAGGAGGTGAGCTGCGGCGGCGCCAAGGAGATGATCGCGGATATCACCGCCAACCTGCCGATGCCGCGGATCGTGATCATCGGCGAGCCCAGCGAGATGCAGCTGATCAACGCGCAGAAGGGGATCTTCAGCTTCGAGACCCTGGTGACCGGCAAGGAGGCCCATTCCAGCCAGCCGCAGCGCGCCGGCAGCGCCGTCATGGCGGCGGCAGAGCTGGTTACCTTCCTGGGCCAACTGGCCGAGGAGCGCCGGGCGAGCCCGCTCGACGACCGCTTCGAGCCGCCCTTCACCACCTTCAACGTCGGCGTGATCGAGGGCGGCACGGCGATGAACATCGTCCCGCGCCACGCCCGCTTCATCTGGGAGTTCCGCATGGTGCCGGGCGACGACAGCGAGGCCATCTTGGGGCGCTTCGAGCGGGCGGTGGCGGAGACCGTGCTGCCCAAGCTGCGCCGCCACGCCCCCGAGGCCTCGATCGAGACCCGGCGCGGCGTCCAGGTTCCGGCGCTGCGGCCCGAAGCGGAGTCGCCGGCGGAAGACCTGGTCCGTTTTCTGACCGGCGCCAACCGGGCCGGCGCCGTCTCCTATTCGACCGAGGGCGGGCTCTACCAGGAGGCCGGCTTCTCGACGGTGATCTGCGGGCCGGGCTCGATCGATCAGGCCCATCAGCCCGACGAGTACATCACGCTGGCGCAGGTCGAGGCCTGCGAGGCTTTCCTGCGCCGCCTGATCGCCTGGTCCGCCGCAAACCAGCCACGCACCGGGTGA
- the folE gene encoding GTP cyclohydrolase I FolE: MESGGALAAEEEANDKEPAARAAVARPSREEAERAVEVLIRWAGDDPGREGLLNTPERVVKAYEGFFEGYHQDPVALLERTFEETDGYDEVVALRNIRFESHCEHHIVPIIGRAHVAYLPDKRVIGISKLARVVEAYAKRLQIQEKLTTQIANTINDVLRPKGVAVVIEAAHQCMTTRGVHKPGVSMVTSRMLGRFRSDPSTRREFLALIGSDAAAGGHWES, encoded by the coding sequence ATGGAAAGCGGCGGCGCTTTGGCGGCGGAAGAGGAAGCGAACGACAAGGAACCTGCGGCCAGGGCCGCTGTGGCGCGCCCGAGCCGTGAAGAGGCCGAGCGGGCGGTCGAGGTCCTGATCCGCTGGGCCGGCGACGATCCGGGGCGCGAAGGTCTCCTCAACACGCCCGAGCGGGTGGTCAAGGCCTACGAGGGCTTTTTCGAGGGCTACCATCAGGACCCGGTGGCCCTGCTCGAGCGCACCTTCGAGGAGACCGACGGCTACGACGAGGTCGTCGCCCTGCGCAACATCCGCTTCGAGTCCCACTGCGAGCACCATATAGTGCCGATCATCGGGCGCGCCCACGTCGCCTATCTGCCCGACAAGCGGGTGATCGGCATCAGCAAGCTGGCGCGCGTCGTCGAGGCCTATGCCAAGCGGCTCCAGATACAGGAGAAGCTGACCACCCAGATCGCCAACACGATCAACGACGTGCTCAGGCCGAAGGGCGTCGCGGTGGTGATCGAGGCGGCTCATCAGTGCATGACGACCCGCGGGGTGCACAAGCCCGGCGTCTCCATGGTGACCAGCCGCATGCTGGGCCGGTTTCGCAGCGATCCCTCGACCCGCCGCGAGTTCCTCGCCCTGATCGGCTCCGACGCGGCCGCCGGCGGCCATTGGGAAAGCTAA
- a CDS encoding OmpA family protein, whose translation MSIRIKTGVIAVLATFAVASFLVSQDAEAQAVDCKRMPGSQVQSPKVVNFAFDSSEISMEDQKVLTALAERFAGNPGAEICVLGMADRVGNEDYNKKLAMRRAEAVADFLKSAGLKDNTYQVVARGQAYGDDDWIGKLLTDSQRQSERRVEILVMTP comes from the coding sequence ATGTCGATAAGGATCAAGACGGGCGTTATCGCCGTCCTGGCCACCTTCGCCGTCGCGTCGTTCCTGGTTTCTCAGGACGCCGAGGCCCAGGCCGTGGACTGCAAGCGCATGCCCGGCAGCCAGGTTCAATCGCCGAAGGTGGTCAACTTCGCCTTCGATTCCTCGGAGATCAGCATGGAAGACCAGAAGGTCCTGACCGCGCTGGCCGAGCGCTTCGCCGGCAATCCCGGCGCCGAGATCTGCGTCCTCGGGATGGCCGACCGGGTCGGCAACGAGGACTACAACAAGAAGCTCGCCATGCGGCGGGCCGAGGCGGTCGCCGACTTCCTGAAGAGCGCCGGCCTCAAGGACAACACCTACCAGGTCGTCGCGCGCGGCCAGGCCTACGGCGACGACGACTGGATCGGCAAGCTGCTGACCGACTCGCAAAGGCAGAGCGAGCGGCGCGTCGAAATCCTGGTGATGACGCCGTAA
- a CDS encoding Xaa-Pro peptidase family protein has protein sequence MTEPSRPARGFPRSEFEARAARAQALMTEAGLDGLLVTIKANVRYFSGFDSQFWESPTRPWFLLVPRQGAPVAVIPEIGAPGMAATWVEDIRTWPAPVPEDDGVSLLAAAIEALPRRFGRIGAELGPETALRMPAADFERVRRAVAPREVADGSAIIRRLRMIKSPAEIARIRHICQLASDAFEALPARLGAGDSEREACRKLRLELIGRGADDTPYVMGASGPGGYDNIVMGPTDRVLGPGDLLIIDTGSVFDGYFCDFDRNFAFGPPDDAARRAHDVVYRATEAGIAAARPGATTTEVWRAMAAVLEVGGSIGNNVGRLGHGLGLEMTEPPSNRPGDDTPIEPGMVLTIEPGMLFAPGRMMVHEENLVVTEDSNALLTRRAPPEMPVIPI, from the coding sequence ATGACCGAGCCGTCGCGGCCGGCCCGCGGCTTTCCGCGAAGCGAGTTCGAGGCCCGTGCGGCGCGCGCCCAGGCGCTCATGACCGAGGCGGGCCTCGACGGGCTGCTGGTCACGATCAAGGCCAACGTGCGCTACTTCAGCGGCTTCGATTCCCAGTTCTGGGAGAGCCCGACCCGGCCCTGGTTCCTGCTTGTGCCCCGGCAAGGCGCGCCGGTCGCCGTCATCCCCGAGATCGGCGCGCCGGGCATGGCCGCGACCTGGGTCGAGGACATCCGGACCTGGCCGGCCCCGGTGCCCGAGGACGACGGTGTCAGCCTGCTGGCCGCAGCGATCGAGGCGCTGCCGCGCCGCTTCGGCCGGATCGGCGCCGAACTGGGCCCCGAGACCGCGCTGCGCATGCCCGCGGCCGACTTCGAGCGGGTGCGCCGGGCCGTGGCGCCGCGCGAAGTCGCCGACGGCTCCGCCATCATCCGGCGCCTGCGCATGATCAAGTCGCCCGCCGAGATCGCCCGCATCCGGCACATCTGCCAGCTCGCAAGCGACGCCTTCGAGGCGCTGCCGGCCCGTCTCGGCGCCGGCGACAGCGAGCGCGAGGCCTGCCGCAAGCTGCGCCTCGAGCTGATCGGCCGAGGCGCCGACGACACGCCCTACGTCATGGGCGCCTCGGGGCCCGGCGGATACGACAACATCGTCATGGGCCCGACCGACCGGGTGCTCGGTCCCGGCGACCTTCTGATCATCGACACGGGCAGCGTGTTCGACGGCTATTTCTGCGACTTCGACCGCAACTTCGCCTTCGGGCCGCCGGACGATGCCGCGCGCCGCGCCCACGATGTGGTCTATCGAGCGACCGAAGCCGGGATCGCCGCGGCCAGGCCCGGCGCCACGACGACAGAGGTCTGGCGGGCCATGGCCGCGGTGCTCGAGGTCGGCGGCTCGATCGGCAACAACGTCGGCCGCCTCGGTCACGGCCTCGGGCTCGAGATGACCGAGCCGCCGTCGAACCGCCCCGGCGACGACACGCCGATCGAGCCCGGCATGGTGCTGACCATCGAGCCCGGCATGCTCTTCGCCCCCGGCCGGATGATGGTCCACGAGGAGAACCTGGTGGTCACCGAGGACAGCAACGCGCTCTTGACCCGCCGCGCCCCGCCGGAGATGCCGGTGATTCCGATCTGA
- a CDS encoding F0F1 ATP synthase subunit delta, giving the protein MAGETTSESGLAGRYASALFELADGAKQLDTVADELRAFNKLIDESEALRTLIRSPLYDRDEQAKAMGAILDKAGISDLSRRFVLVVAGNRRLFALPAMIDAYLRELARRRGEVTAHVTAARELTKEQETALSAALKKIVGGKVEVDLKVDPALIGGLVVRVGSRMMDSSLRTKLEKLQFAMKGVG; this is encoded by the coding sequence TTGGCTGGGGAGACGACGAGCGAGAGCGGTCTTGCTGGGCGCTACGCCTCGGCGCTGTTCGAGTTGGCCGACGGCGCCAAGCAACTCGACACCGTCGCCGACGAGTTGCGCGCCTTCAACAAACTCATCGACGAGAGCGAGGCGCTTCGGACCCTGATCCGCAGCCCGCTCTACGACCGGGACGAGCAGGCCAAGGCCATGGGGGCGATCCTCGACAAGGCGGGGATCAGCGACCTGAGCCGGCGCTTCGTACTGGTGGTCGCCGGCAACCGCCGCCTCTTCGCCCTGCCGGCCATGATCGACGCTTATCTGCGCGAGCTTGCGCGGCGCCGCGGTGAGGTCACGGCGCACGTCACCGCCGCGCGCGAGCTCACCAAGGAACAGGAGACCGCGCTGTCGGCCGCGCTGAAAAAGATCGTCGGCGGCAAGGTCGAAGTCGACCTCAAGGTCGATCCCGCGCTGATCGGCGGGCTCGTCGTTCGGGTCGGCAGCCGCATGATGGATAGCTCCCTGCGCACGAAACTCGAAAAACTACAGTTCGCCATGAAAGGGGTCGGGTGA